A stretch of DNA from Chlorogloeopsis sp. ULAP01:
GTTGGAGGAGGTGTTGTATTTGTTGTAATTTGAGTAGGTGTTGTACTCGTTGCAGTTTGAGCAGTACTTAAACCAGCAATTCTTTCCCTTAGGGATATTTCCCCATTACTTAAGCGAACATCTCCACCAATTTGTGGATCTATTGCTGTTCCGGTAATGACAATATTGCCACTAACTCCGCCTTGATACAATTGTGGAAGATTTAGTTGCAGATTTTCTGATGTAATCGTCAGGGGATTTGTTGCTGCTTCTTGTTGAGCATTTTGAGTGGCAAAAATAGGCAAAATTCCCTTAGCAGTTAATTGTCCTCGGCTGTATTCGCCTTGGAGTTGCTCAACGTTGAAGCGATCGCCCACAAAGCGCACCGTTCCAGTTACATTTGTCAGTGGTTCAGGCAGATTTTGCACGTTCAAAGTCGCGTTTTTAATTGTCGTAATGCCGCTAATAACTGGCTGATCTAATGTGCCTTGAATTTCTACATCTACTTGTCCCTGACCTTTAACCCAACTAAATTGATTAGTAAAGGCGTTAACTACTGCTAAACCTTCATCTTGTACGTTAGCCTGGATACTAATTTGGTTACTATCAGGTTGAACGGTAGCGAAAGGTAATCCAAAGGGTAGGCTGCCTGTAATTTGTACTGGTTGTGTACCTGTGCCTGCAATTTGTATAGTACTGCCAAAATTCAAGCGAGCGTCGTTGTAATTGAAGCTAACTTGTGCTGTTTCTACAGATTGTTTATTTACAGTACCATTCACCAGTCCTATTTCGCCTATTGCTCTAGGATTCTCTAAATTGCCTGCTAGAGTGACTAGGGTGTTCAGTGTCCCCGTAATATCAACAGGCAAATCAGGTAAAAAAGGTTCTATGAGTTCTACTGGTAACGCTTCTGCTCGCGCTTGTCCAGAAAGTTGCTCTTGACTCAATTGTCCATTGAAAGCCAGGAGCGAGCCATTCAAATTTGCTCGCAGGGGTAGTAACGTCAAAACTCCATCTGCAAAATTACCTTGAGCAATCACTTGATTGATATTGTATTTACCCCATACCCAATCCGAACCTGTTAAATCAAAACCGATATTCAACCCTTGCTGCAAAGTGCCAGTTACTGTTACGTTTCCATTAATTGCCCCTGTTAACTCTGCCAGTGTTGGTATTCGCTGTGCTTGTTGCTGCTCCTGGCGCTGTTGGGCAACAAGTGCTTGAATTTGCTCAAAAAAGCGCAATTGTGTCAGTAAAGGAGCATCTGGTAAACTTACAGGCTGAGTTTGTAGTGCTTCTGCTCCCGCTAAATCTGGAGTTTCTAAGCCAGTGGCTAAGTCTTGAAAACCAAAGATGCTGACTGCTTGCAATACTTGCTCTATTCTGGCTTGGTTGAAGCCAAGTTGAAATTGTAGCGGGCGATCGCCAACAGTTGGCAACTCACCACTGAGGGAGTAAATGCCCTCTCCTTGGCGGATTTGACCCTGTTGTAAAGTAAAAGTACTATCAGCAAAACCGATACGCCCTCGAAATTCATCTGCGGTGATTCTGCCGATTCTAGGTTGGGCGATCGCTACATCTCCAATAAAGGTATTATTGGTTAAATTAACGACTAAATCCCCAGATATATTTCCGGCAATCGGTCTTAAAGTTGCACCAGGGGGAACGAAATTTTCCAGCACAGCTACAGGAAAATCGCGGACGTTAACAAAAAGATTATCTCCTTCAGTTCTGCCAGTTGCGACAGCGCGATCGCGTTGAATTAAAAATGAAAGTGGGCGATTATTGGGGTCAAGAGTAAGGGCAATTTGGTCTTGTTTGCCAGTTAGTTGAAGTCGTGTTCCTTGTTCTGGCTGAAAATTTACTTGCCCTGTAAGCAGCGGATCGAACGCCACTCCATTAACTGCAAAATTTCTTAACCGAATATCTCCAGAAGCGATCGGAGTCGTAGGAGTACCTGTAAGTTGTCCGGTAAAATCAACTTGACCTGCAAGTGCTACATTTCCAGGTAGGTTAAGGGGAAGATTTTGCAAGTTATAGTCTCGCGCTCGCACATCCAAGTTAAACCCAGTAATTTGGGGTGTTTCCTCCACTTGAACTGCCACAGTACCCACAACGCTCAACCCCGGTGCAGTCGCCTGTAAAATTTGCAAGCGATCGCCATTCCATTGAAATTGGGCAGTTAAAGGTTGTTGGAGTTGGGCTAAACCTTGGGAAAAGCGTACCTGCCCTGCTGCTTGGATATTTGAGAGTTGGAAAGATTCAGTAGTTCCAGTTGCACTTACTTCACCATTGAGCCGTCCCCGCAATTGTGGTGATAAAGTATTTAGTTGAACTTGGGAAATATTAGCTAAAGCTTGCCAGCGCCCTTCATCTAAGCGAATATTTCTCAGGTTTACCGTGCCATCCGCTAAACGTAAATTAGCCTGTCCTGCGGCTTGAATATCTGAAAGTTGAAAAGATTCAGTCGTTCCCAACAGATTCAAGTTAGAACTAACGATTTGTCCTGGCGGTAAATTTTGTGCTATTTGACTGAGTGGAACTTGGGAGGCATTAACAACAGCTTGCCAACGACCGTTATTGAGGCGAATATTACTGAGGTTAACACTGCCTTGTGCCAATTTGACATTTGCCTGTCCTGAGCCTTGAATAGCCGACGGTTGGAAAGATTTTGTCGTTCCAGATAAAGCAAACTCACCGTTTAAAACACCTTGGTACTGGGGTGGTACTTGGGGAAGGCGACTCAACTGAATGCTATTTGCGTCTACAAAAGCTTGCCATTTTTCTTGGGCAAGGCTACCTCTAGCTTGGATTGTACTCCCTGCTACTTTAAAAACACCATCTTGGAACCGGACAACTCCCGTGTTTTCGATTAAAATTCCAACTTGACCAGAGTAGGTAGCACCAGGTGCTTGCAATTGTACTGCTGTTTGGAAATTACCAGGAATACCGGAAACTTGGGCATTTGCGGAAAGATTGCCAATTGTAAATGTCGGAGCAGCTTCATAGATTTTGGCGATCGCATCTCCAGGTAAATTCTGTGCCTGCAAGTTGAAAGCAATTTTGTTTTGAGTTCCTAACCCAACTCTACCGTTACCAGTAATTTTTCCTCCGACTGTTGGCGTTGCCTGAATATTAGAAAGGACAAGTTCAGAAGGAGTCAACCGCAAACGACTGCTGATATTACTAAATGTCAAGCGGTCAATTTGAGCAGGTTTAACACTACTAATTGTTCCCGTTAAAATCGGTTTTTGCAGTTCTCCTTGTAATTGCAAGTTTGCTTGTACTGTTCCAGCTGTTGGAACTGGTAAGTTAACATTTAATGTATCTAAAAGATTTTTAACGCTAGCTGCTTTCACCTGAGCCGTAAGGTTGTAACCAGTTTCGGTATTTAACTTGCCACTGGCTTGCAGAGGAATGCTGCCATAGCTTGTATTTAAGTTTTCTACTGCAATTGTTTGACCCTGAAATTGCAGTTTACCCGTAGTATTATTAAATGCTCTGGGGACATTAGCAATTTGTGCAGTTACTTGATTTAAACCGACAGTTCCAAACAGAGCAGTTTCTGGTTGAGTGGGTTGAAATTGGACTGTTAAGTTACTATCTAAACGACCACCTTGTAAATCGAGTGGCAACTCTATCAATCGAGTCACATCAGAGGCGAGCAGATTAGAGGAATTAATTTTGAGATTAGTTTGGTTTACTTTTAAGTTCGTCTCTCCAGCAATTCGTAAATTTCCTCCTCTCCTGGGTTGACCGTTGAGTGTAAAATTAATGCGTTGATTTTGATCTAGAAAATTAGCTACACCACTGACTTGAGTTATCCCAACAAAAGCCTTAGGTTTTTTTGGCTCAGAATAGGGGAACAACAATACATCAGCGTTTTCTACCCGGATTGACTCCAAATCAGTTCTGATCAAACCGACTCCCTCTGTGGGTGGAGTTTTTATTTCCGTCGTTACCCAGCGACCTTCTTGATCCTGTGCAATATAGACATTAGGTTGAACTAAGGTAACATTTAGTTTTAAAGTTCGATTGAGCAGTAGTTGCCACGGATCAAACTGCACCTCCACCGCCCTAGCCCTAAGATTATCTGGATCTGTGGCTGTTGCAGGTACTGATGATGGGCCGAAGCGTAAACCATTAAAGGAAATATCTTGGATTTCTCCTACCTGTACAGGTCGTCCAAGTATTTGCTGGATGTTCTTTTCTACTAGTGGTGCTAACCTTTCGTTAATAAAGATCCAAGCCCACAACGCACCTCCCACAGCACCAGCAAGCAAAATCACACCTATAGCCATACTGGTGCGACTTAACAGAAGGAGTCGTAAACGCCTGTTAAAACTCGATTGAGGTTGATTATCCCGATTTGGAGAGCGTGTCATCTCTCATATCTCTAAAGAACAGTTCTAGGCAATGCCAAGTTGTATATTGCTCGGCTTACATTTTGACAGATTTAGAACACATCTATCAAAAGTAGAGTCAGAAAACAAGACAAATAAAACTTCATTTATTTGATTATTTGATGACGTTTACCGACGTTCCAAAAGTCACCAGTTGAAATAATTCTTTAATATCTCTGTTGTACATTCGTAAACAACCGTGGGAGATTGCTTGCCCTACAGTTTCAGGATTAGGAGTACCATGAAACCCAACCCAATTTCGCCCATCAGTCCAAAAACCAATCCAATAATTTCCGAGAGGGTTCTCTGGTGTCCCTCCTTTAATTGCTTGACCTGTTATCGGGTGAATCCACGTAGGGTTTTGTAATAATTGCTGTACTTTAAACTTACCTGTAGGAGTTTCCCAGTTACGCCGACCAACTGCGATCGGATAACTTTTAATCAAATTTTTACCTCGATATACAAATACTCGTCGCCGACTAAGATTTACTTCTAATCGAGTTGTTTGAGTTTGAGTTTCATAGGCATCCGGTAATATAAATATTTGCTCATACGCCCAAGAATATTGAGGAAAAACCAAGTTGAGCAATACACCGAGCATCAAAAATAAATAAATGGATTTATTGGTTTTATTCTGCATTTTTCTAGTAAAAGTCTACTGATTTTGCCGTTAATTTTGTTATTCTCTGTTTTTCGTTGATTAATGGTGATTTGCTAGATAATTATTTCTTAAAAAATAGCTATTGTCATTTTATTCTTAATCAAACTCTAGATAGATAAATAGCATTATTACTGTTTCTACACTTAAACAAAACATTCAATTTTAAATTCTTCTGCCAATTTACTTTTTGGTCAGAAAGTGTTGGCAATTCAAGACTTGAGCTACTGCAAAAATATGCAAATAATATCTATGAATTTATTTTGCTATCTTTTGCAAAAACTCTCAGATTGAATACACAAAATGTAAAGCAATTGCTCAAATTTTACCTAATGGAGATTTCATTCATGAGTAAAAAAAACACTAAGAATTTATTCACAAACATTGCTACTTTGATTGGCGTTGCTGGTGTTAGTGCTTTCTTTACCCTTCCAGCCAAAGCCGAAATCAATCTAAATCCTGCTAGTCTTGCTCAAGCTACCCCTGGTACAACTACTCCTGGAACTACAACTCCTGGAACTACAACTCCTGGTATTACCCAACCTGGTACAACTACCCCTGGAACTACAACTCCTGGTACAACTACCCCTGGTATCACCCAACCTGGTACAACTACCCCTGGAACTACAACTCCTGGTATTACCCAACCTGGTACAACTACTCCTGGTGTAACTCAACCTGGAACAACAGATGATACAACTAACATTGACGAAACTACCCCTGGCGCTCAACCCGTGCAAGATACAACTACACCAGGAGGCATTCAACAGGATGACACAACTACACCAGGAGGCGTTCAACAGGATGATAATGGTAATGGTGTAAGAGCTTTATGGTAAATGGTTAAATAATGACAATAATCCCCCTGTACTTTCTGTTTTTAGGAGAGCAGGGGGATTGATTATTTTTAGCGGCGTGATGTTTACGGTAGCACGGCTGGATCATCGTCAATCGAGAGCAGGAAGTTGATCAAGTCGGTTTGCTGTTGTGTAGTAAAACCTGCTTGTTCATCAACCCAGTAGGGGTGTCCTTGACCGGTTATATTTGATCGCTGTAAGTCGGAACTTGCTTTGTTAGCAGCAACCATAGGCTCACGCAGGTTACGATCAACTAGCGATCGCAAGCTAGCTTCGGCATCTGGTAAAATACCACGCATCAAAGTACCTGCCATACCCAATTGTTGGGAGTTTGCAACAACAAAGCCTCCTTTTTCATCTTGCTTGAAGGCTTCTCGGCTAGCTGCAACCCCACCATCATGGAGATAAGGCGCACTGAGGTAAAGTCCAATCAAGTTTTGTACTTTATAGCCACCAGCAGGATCGCTAATAGCATAGGCTAGCTCAATATCTTCCTGAGGCGTAATATCTGTAGGTATTGACAGTACAGCTGGATTAGATGGCAACGGCACAGGTACGTTACTTGGATAAGTATCTGGTGGCGCAAACTGTTCAGCAAAAGACTGCGATGCTGGCGCTCGGTTGCCTTGAGTTTTCACCTCTTGCACAGGAATTACCTTATGGTTGGTAAAGTACCTGCCACTATGGCAATCATTACAATTAGCCTGCGTAAAAATCTTTGCTCCACGCTGGAGAGTTGCAAGATCAGCAGCTTCGTGAGGAGGTGGTGCTAAAGTATTTTGCCAAGCTGACATCCCATTGAGTTGAGCAGCCACAGGTAAACCAGGAGTCACTGCCATTAATCCATTCTGCATGAACAGGGAACCTTTGGGGTATTCTGGCATCCGAATAGTGCTGTTGATTCCAGGTTCTCCAGGTGTAGGATCTACCTTGTCTAAAAATTCGGAAGGTTGGGCTCCTTCTGGAAGACGAAATTCAGATTTGGAAGCGTTTTGCAGCATTGTTCCTAAATAGGTTTCTTTATCAATGCCTAGTACTTCTTCGCTGGTATCTGCTGTTGTTGTTGGATCTGCATTCAATCCAAATACCGCATTATTTAGTGTGGTTAATCCGTGGAACCAACCAATGGAAGCAACGCCACTCCAAGCATAAGGCCAAGAATCGTGGGTATAGGAAGATGGGATCTGAGCTGAGTTATTTTTTAGATCGCCATTAGAAACAAAGTTACCAGGAGGCCAGGATAGAATCGCTTTATCTACTTCGTCTTCCATGATTTTAGAGTCAGGAAGAAATGCTGTTTCTCCGTTCTTGTCGATATAGGTATGCTTTCCAAGGGGAATTTTTGTGGGATTGACATCTGTCTGCCGGAAGAGAGCAGCTGAATTACTAGCCATTGCAATTAATGGCCCCAAATTAACGTCTGTATTAATTGCACCTTCTAATATACGCCCAGTTTCTTGATTGACTGTGGCATGGCATAAAGCACAGGTAATACCTACTCTCGGTTGAGCATGATTGATTTTGAGGGTAATTCCTAAGGGAAACAAAGAACCCTTAGGTACATCTAAACCGGTATTGAGTACCGTACCTGCGGGGAAAGTGCGATCGCCGACGGTGATATCTTGGTCTAAGGGAATCTGAAGATTAGTAGTTTGTTTGCCCTTCAAAGCTAATATTGCTTTGGTGATGCTACCTAGATTAATCGGCCCATCTAGAATGCCAACTATATCTGTAAACAGATATTCATTACCAAAGGTTTCTTGATAAAAAGCATCACGTCCAAGGTTGATTAACTCTTCAGTAATTTCAACTGCACCATTCTCAGCAGAAAGGGCTTCACGTCCTTTTTCTGTTTGCAGAAACTTATTCGCTTCTTCTTTACTAACTACGTAACCCAGCACGTCATAGGAGCCAACTCCTTTGGGTGCAGATTTTGTGATTGGAGTATATGTATTGTTGACTGAAGGTGGTCTTCCTGGCAAAGTTATTTCTAATTGAAAACCCAAAAAGCCAACAAAAAGAAGTAAAGAGATTAAGATAATTATGCTGCGTAATCGCATAGCTTTTTCACTGTGATTTGACTATCAATTGCTACAGTGAATCCTTGCAGTTATTGGTTGTGTTGATGTTCCATTGTCATTTATGAAATTTTGAGCCACTGTTGGATATATTCACATCTTGTATCAGTTCCATCAGCCTACAAACCCTCGTTACCAGGTTCAACCTGGTAACGAGAATTACTATACTTATTGCCCTTGAGCCACTTTAATTGTGTCTAAAGCTGCAATGACTTTTTGTGAGACGTCATCAGGCAAAGGCAAATAACCTAATTCTTCAGCATACTTGTCGCCTTGAGACAAAGCCCACTCAACCACGTTTTTCATTGCTTGTGCTTTAGCAGGATTATCATACTGCTCGTATAGCAGCAACCAAGTTAAACCAACAATCGGGTAGGCTTGCTCCCCCTTTGGATCTGGAACTAGGAGTGCGAAATCTTCAGGAATCTGAGCGCCTTCAATTGCACTAGCAGCCGAACCTGGTTCAGGTGTGATATAATTACCAGCCTGGTTCTCAAGTACAGCCATTTGCAATTTGTTTTCCCTAGCGTAGGCATATTCTACATAACCAATTGCTCCTTGAGTTTGTTGAACTTGAGCGGTTACACCTTCATTTCCCTTAGCACCGATACCTGCTGGCCATGACACAGATTTGCCAGCACCCGCTTGCCATTGTGGGCAAGCACTTTCGAGGTGATTAGTAAAAATAAAAGTCGTTCCGCTACCATCAGAACGATGGATGAAGGAAATCGGAGTATTGGGTAAGTTGACACCAGGGTTTTGCTGTGCAATTTGAGGATCATTCCAGGTTTTGATGTTGCCTTGAGCAATTCCGCAGTATGCTTGTCGAGATAGCCTTAAATTATCTACCCCAGGAAGGTTGTAGGCAAAGACAAGCGCGCCTCCTGTCATTGGCAATTGAATTGGGCGCCCCCGTTGTGCGGGAAACTTATCACGTTCTTGTTGGGTGAGTGGCGCATCAGTAGCTCCAAAATCTACAGTTTGTGCCACAAATTGATTTACCCCGGCACCACTTCCAACTGACTGATAACTAATTTGGATATTAGGATTTTGCTTATTGTATTCAGCAAACCAACGCTGATATAAAGGCGCTGGAAATGAAGCACCTGCACCGCTAATGGACACTCTTTCACTAGGAGCGCCAGGTGTTCCAGGGGCAGTAGCAGTTGGGGTTTGAGGTTGGCAAGAGACTAGCCCGGCTGCTAGTGCAGTTAAAGCAATAGAAGCTGACCAATGATTGACATGAAAGCCAAATAAGTTCAAGTACATTGTATCCTTGCCTCAAAATTGATTAAGTTTGCTATCGCTCTAAAGTTCGATATTTATTACAAAACTACAATTGCCCCTTTTGTGCGCAAGGCAGCTTGAGAGTGAGATTGTTACACCAGCGCAATCCGAATGCTGGCAAAGTTTATCCAGCGTCGATATTAAGCGATCGCCTGGATAAACTCTTGAAAAATAGCGTTCATACCTGGGGTATTTTTACTGAGTACTCTCAACACTCTTAGTGTTGAGAGTAAATGTGATTAGAAAGTGACAATTAAATAAAGTTGTATCTATGTGTCTGTTTATATAAGTATTTTTAATGTAGTTTTGCTTAATATTAGTTACAATAACTTAGTACGTGATTATAAATGACATTAATACTCTAGCGCTTAGGAATAAGCAACATAAGAGCCTTTTCACATAGGACAGAGACTAATCCTATGTAAGTAATTTTTTCAAAAATTAAACGAGATTTCTCTAACAGTTAGAAAACAAAAGAACTTACACCTATAAATTTTGTGTAAGTTCTTTGATTGAGTAAAAACTACATTATAAGATTCAAAGCATTGGAAACTTTTGATAACAGATTAACCTTGCTGATTTCCAAAGCAGAGACAAATTTAATTACCAGCTTGATTGAACGGATAACTAACAGGGCTTCCCCCAGCAGATTGTGTAGATATTCTTCTAGGGGCGCAAGCTTGTGTAAATAACAAAATGCTAATTGATAAGACAATTGTAAACATTCTGTTCCAGCGCATATTGTTCAGATAATTTATTAAGCTCTTCATGAGTTCAACTCCTTGATTGCAGATGTTCTGTTATCTTTATAGAATTTGCCAATATAAAAGTCGATACAGAAAAGTTAAGGAATTAAAGGTAGAAGCTCACTTAACTTAAGACTTAACTTTTACAACCTCATTCTTAACTAAAATAAAATCTTCAATTTTTGACGCGATAACAATTGTTTTTCCATCAATTGAAAAGCAATTCTTTTACCTGTACACCAGCCGTAATAACCATAAGTTGCGGATCTAGCAGCAGTTTTCTCAAAGCCCACAAAGTAAAGTGTAGCGTCAACAATCGATTGACATTTACCATCTGTGTTTGGTAATAAACTATCATTCAGATTAAGATACAATTCAGACTGTTTCAAAAGTTTATTGATACTAGGACGAAAGCCAGTGCCTAAAATAATTGCATCGTAATCTTGTGTTACACCATTGGCAAAGATTACGCCTGTTTTTGTGAGTTGCTGAATATTATTAGAGATAACTTGAATATTTCCTTTTTTAATTTGTTTAACACTACCTCTATCTACCCACGCCACACGTCCCTGATTAACTTCCATATCCATTGGCCCTTTATCTTCTGGATAGATAGAGTAAGCACTCAAATCTAAAGCAAAACGCTGAATAAATTTATCGGTTTCTTTGATATCTGCTTGCAATTCTTCTGGAGAGAAATCTATTGATCTCTCCATAGCTGCTATTTTGCTATCTGTTGTATATTGATTAAATAACTGTTTAAAATATGACCTACTTCGCCATAACCAATGTTGTAGTACTCGTAGTCTCGGATAAAGAGGAAATACCCAACGTTTACCACGTATTAACATATCTATACGAGCAGCACCGTGTTCATATAAATCTAGTGCTATTTCTGCTGCTGAATTCCCTGAACCAACGACTAAAACCTTCTGATTTTGATAAGGGATGCCATTTTGATAGGCACTACTATGAATAATAGTACCCGAAAAATCTTCTTGCCCAAAAAATTTGGGAATTACAGGTTCGTTATTTAGCCCAGTGCAGATAACAAGTATCTTGCAGTGTAAAATGTCTTTGGTTGTTTCTATTTGCCAGTTATAATCTGTTTGATTCTGATTATCTGTTTTGCTAATATTTTGTACTTCTTCACCAAAACGAATATGTGAATTAACTTGGAAATGATGCGCATATTCTGTTAAATACTCTACTATTTCATCTTTCGTCTTAAATGTAGAATATTTTTCCTTACCCTCAAAGAAAGGTAGAATAAAATAAGGATTTTGAGTTACTAATCGGTCATATGAATTTTTCCAGATAGTTGCAACGGTTTCACCTTTTTCTATCACAATAAAGTTATTAATACCAAAATTTTTTAAACTTGCAGCTACAGTAACACCACAAAAACCAGCCCCAATAATGATAATGTCTAGTTCAGCGTTCATAAAATTTATTTTGGTTATAAATATTAACTGTTATCTTTATAAAATCAGGAGCTTTCATAGTCGATATAGATTAGTTAGGGAATTTCAGCTATTTTCTAACCTACTTAACTCTCGTTCCTGCTTCCTCCTTGCATGAGTTAAGTGTGTAAGTTAAGCCATTTCTCTCCCAGTTTCCTTAACTTTTCTATATCGACACTGCAATAATCAACCTCTATATATAAACAGCAAGACTATTTATATCGAAAGAGTTGATATGAACTTAATAACTTTGTTAGTACGCTCTTCTTGGAAAATTCTGACTCTTGCTGCGTTTATCGGGTTATTAAGTGGAGTTAGTACGGCTGGATTGCTGGTAATAATTAATACTCATATTAATCAACCATCACTAACAACATTAATTTGGAGTTTTATCGGACTTTGTTGTCTAAAATTTATTACTAATATCATTTCTAAAAATTTGTTAATAAATTTGGCAGAAAAAGCTATTTTAGAATTACGTCTCACGTTAAGCGAGAGAATTTTAGCCACACCACTATATCATTTAGAAATTTTAGGAAAACATCGTATCTTAGCTACATTAACAGATGATGTTTTAACAATTTCTCAGACAGTTTATATTATTCCTACTTTGTGTATTGACATAACAATCGTAGCAAGTTGTCTTCTGTATTTATTTTGGTTATCGCCAATAATATTTTTTTTAGTACTTATTTCTTTATTGCTAGGAATAATCAGCTATCGACAGGTTGCACACAAAGCAACATTATTTTTTATCTTAGCTCGTCAGCAAGAAGATAGATTATTTAGCCATTTTCGGACTATCACCGAAGGAACTAAAGAACTGAAACTTCACTTTCAGCGACGACAAACATTTTTAAAGAAAGAACTTAAAGAAACTGCACAATTATATCGACGTAAAAATGTAGTTGGGATGACTATATTTGCTGCTGCTGCTGGCTGGGGTAATAACTTATTTTTTGTAGTTGTTGGATTGGTAATTTTTGCTCTACCAACTCTCCAAACTATCCCTATTCATATTTTATCTGGTTATGCGTTGACTATTCTCTATCTGCTTTCACCTTTAGATTACATTATGAGTGCTATTCCTGCTTTTAGCAAAGCTACCGTCGCTTTAAATAAGGTTGACTCTCTCAAACTATCATTATCCAATCACTGTTATGAAAGTAATTTCATGAATTGGGATGAAGCAGATAATTTTTGTCACTGTTTAGAATTTTTGGGTATCACTCATACTTATCATCAAGACTCAGAAGAAGCAGCTTTTACTCTTGGCCCAATTAATTTGACTGTTGCGGGTAGTGAAATTGTTTTTATCGTCGGTGGTAATGGTAGTGGTAAATCTACTCTTATTAAGTTAATCACTGGTTTATACATTCCTGAACAGGGAAAAGTTTATCTTAATGGCAAATTAGTAAATGCAAAAAATCAAGAGTGGTTCCGCCAACATTTTTCAGTGGTATTTTCTGATTTTTATTTATTCAATAATGTCTTGAATTTAGGTAAAAATATTGCTGACGAACAAATTTACTACTATTTAGCTAAGTTACAACTTGACAAAAAAGTTCAAATTAACAATGGTATACTTTCTACGACTCTGTTATCTCAAGGACAGCGAAAACGTCTAGCTTTATTGACAGCTTATTTAGAAGATCGCCCGATATATGTATTTGATGAATGGGCTAGTGATCAAGATCCTGCGTTTA
This window harbors:
- a CDS encoding translocation/assembly module TamB domain-containing protein, which produces MTRSPNRDNQPQSSFNRRLRLLLLSRTSMAIGVILLAGAVGGALWAWIFINERLAPLVEKNIQQILGRPVQVGEIQDISFNGLRFGPSSVPATATDPDNLRARAVEVQFDPWQLLLNRTLKLNVTLVQPNVYIAQDQEGRWVTTEIKTPPTEGVGLIRTDLESIRVENADVLLFPYSEPKKPKAFVGITQVSGVANFLDQNQRINFTLNGQPRRGGNLRIAGETNLKVNQTNLKINSSNLLASDVTRLIELPLDLQGGRLDSNLTVQFQPTQPETALFGTVGLNQVTAQIANVPRAFNNTTGKLQFQGQTIAVENLNTSYGSIPLQASGKLNTETGYNLTAQVKAASVKNLLDTLNVNLPVPTAGTVQANLQLQGELQKPILTGTISSVKPAQIDRLTFSNISSRLRLTPSELVLSNIQATPTVGGKITGNGRVGLGTQNKIAFNLQAQNLPGDAIAKIYEAAPTFTIGNLSANAQVSGIPGNFQTAVQLQAPGATYSGQVGILIENTGVVRFQDGVFKVAGSTIQARGSLAQEKWQAFVDANSIQLSRLPQVPPQYQGVLNGEFALSGTTKSFQPSAIQGSGQANVKLAQGSVNLSNIRLNNGRWQAVVNASQVPLSQIAQNLPPGQIVSSNLNLLGTTESFQLSDIQAAGQANLRLADGTVNLRNIRLDEGRWQALANISQVQLNTLSPQLRGRLNGEVSATGTTESFQLSNIQAAGQVRFSQGLAQLQQPLTAQFQWNGDRLQILQATAPGLSVVGTVAVQVEETPQITGFNLDVRARDYNLQNLPLNLPGNVALAGQVDFTGQLTGTPTTPIASGDIRLRNFAVNGVAFDPLLTGQVNFQPEQGTRLQLTGKQDQIALTLDPNNRPLSFLIQRDRAVATGRTEGDNLFVNVRDFPVAVLENFVPPGATLRPIAGNISGDLVVNLTNNTFIGDVAIAQPRIGRITADEFRGRIGFADSTFTLQQGQIRQGEGIYSLSGELPTVGDRPLQFQLGFNQARIEQVLQAVSIFGFQDLATGLETPDLAGAEALQTQPVSLPDAPLLTQLRFFEQIQALVAQQRQEQQQAQRIPTLAELTGAINGNVTVTGTLQQGLNIGFDLTGSDWVWGKYNINQVIAQGNFADGVLTLLPLRANLNGSLLAFNGQLSQEQLSGQARAEALPVELIEPFLPDLPVDITGTLNTLVTLAGNLENPRAIGEIGLVNGTVNKQSVETAQVSFNYNDARLNFGSTIQIAGTGTQPVQITGSLPFGLPFATVQPDSNQISIQANVQDEGLAVVNAFTNQFSWVKGQGQVDVEIQGTLDQPVISGITTIKNATLNVQNLPEPLTNVTGTVRFVGDRFNVEQLQGEYSRGQLTAKGILPIFATQNAQQEAATNPLTITSENLQLNLPQLYQGGVSGNIVITGTAIDPQIGGDVRLSNGEISLRERIAGLSTAQTATSTTPTQITTNTTPPPTPTNETPVTPPIRFADLQVFLEDNVRVTAEPLFNFVAEGDITLNGTLAQPRPQGTISLRRGQVNLFVTQFGLARGYEQTATFTPNLGFDPILDVRLVTFVPEVRGSRLPATAGSSEIQDISAINFGTLNTVRVEARVQGPASDLADNLELTSEPARSEAEIIALIGGSFLNVLGQADPGLGIATIAGSTLFPGLQGTISQFGEAIGLRDLRIFPTVITNPASNVSVLGLAAEAVVGISDDLSASISRVFAANESFRYNIIYRLNDQVLLRGSTNLADESRAVVEYETRF
- a CDS encoding L,D-transpeptidase, yielding MQNKTNKSIYLFLMLGVLLNLVFPQYSWAYEQIFILPDAYETQTQTTRLEVNLSRRRVFVYRGKNLIKSYPIAVGRRNWETPTGKFKVQQLLQNPTWIHPITGQAIKGGTPENPLGNYWIGFWTDGRNWVGFHGTPNPETVGQAISHGCLRMYNRDIKELFQLVTFGTSVNVIK
- a CDS encoding di-heme oxidoredictase family protein, with translation MRLRSIIILISLLLFVGFLGFQLEITLPGRPPSVNNTYTPITKSAPKGVGSYDVLGYVVSKEEANKFLQTEKGREALSAENGAVEITEELINLGRDAFYQETFGNEYLFTDIVGILDGPINLGSITKAILALKGKQTTNLQIPLDQDITVGDRTFPAGTVLNTGLDVPKGSLFPLGITLKINHAQPRVGITCALCHATVNQETGRILEGAINTDVNLGPLIAMASNSAALFRQTDVNPTKIPLGKHTYIDKNGETAFLPDSKIMEDEVDKAILSWPPGNFVSNGDLKNNSAQIPSSYTHDSWPYAWSGVASIGWFHGLTTLNNAVFGLNADPTTTADTSEEVLGIDKETYLGTMLQNASKSEFRLPEGAQPSEFLDKVDPTPGEPGINSTIRMPEYPKGSLFMQNGLMAVTPGLPVAAQLNGMSAWQNTLAPPPHEAADLATLQRGAKIFTQANCNDCHSGRYFTNHKVIPVQEVKTQGNRAPASQSFAEQFAPPDTYPSNVPVPLPSNPAVLSIPTDITPQEDIELAYAISDPAGGYKVQNLIGLYLSAPYLHDGGVAASREAFKQDEKGGFVVANSQQLGMAGTLMRGILPDAEASLRSLVDRNLREPMVAANKASSDLQRSNITGQGHPYWVDEQAGFTTQQQTDLINFLLSIDDDPAVLP